One region of Salvia miltiorrhiza cultivar Shanhuang (shh) chromosome 3, IMPLAD_Smil_shh, whole genome shotgun sequence genomic DNA includes:
- the LOC131018395 gene encoding F-box/kelch-repeat protein At3g23880-like, with protein MVAINTRRSLHLPQELTEVILSSLPVKSLLRFRCVSKSWRSSIDSEKFIKTHLQKSSKNVSLSHHRLITSNVVDSDNPASPFLLLEDSVHIVGCCNGLVCCCIFKEGRFFLWNPATRISKKLPKMPIEKDDLPCQNYGFGWDESSGAYKVFVVLISKGWVGKVYSSNTNSWKTVECFDFCNIFGFEAHFVSGKLHWARMDEYVGRYGYVEDIVAFDLKSEEFGVMKLPCESVMWLGVNANQGCLCAVSYDERTEFGVWLMKQDSWVNVGHVVFYMPYEILPVSCGHDTEIWRVRPLIFELDDPPAQDDDELLPFQKIRASTPRHLYVESLVSLSFLAKASLRRKKQRVNVPKLP; from the coding sequence ATGGTGGCCATAAACACTCGCCGATCTCTCCATCTCCCCCAAGAACTCACCGAAGTAATACTGTCAAGTCTTCCGGTGAAATCACTCCTAAGATTCAGGTGCGTTTCGAAGTCATGGCGCTCTTCGATCGACAGCGAAAAATTCATCAAAACCCACCTCCAAAAGTCATCGAAAAACGTATCTTTATCGCATCACAGGCTCATCACTAGTAATGTTGTCGACTCCGACAATCCGGCGTCGCCGTTCTTACTGTTGGAAGACTCCGTTCATATCGTGGGTTGCTGTAATGGACTGGTCTGCTGCTGCATTTTCAAGGAAGGGCGTTTTTTCTTGTGGAATCCTGCTACCAGAATCTCCAAGAAATTGCCCAAAATGCCAATAGAGAAAGACGATCTTCCCTGCCAGAACTATGGGTTCGGTTGGGATGAATCGAGCGGTGCATACAAGGTGTTTGTTGTTTTGATTAGTAAGGGTTGGGTGGGTAAAGTTTATAGTTCAAACACAAATTCATGGAAAACAGTTGagtgttttgatttttgtaacATATTTGGTTTTGAAGCGCATTTTGTGAGTGGAAAGCTTCATTGGGCGAGGATGGATGAGTACGTGGGTCGTTACGGGTATGTTGAAGACATTGTAGCGTTTGATTTGAAGAGTGAGGAGTTTGGAGTGATGAAGCTGCCATGTGAGTCAGTGATGTGGTTGGGCGTCAACGCCAACCAGGGATGCCTTTGCGCGGTTTCTTATGATGAGAGAACAGAATTTGGAGTGTGGTTAATGAAGCAGGATTCATGGGTGAATGTGGGGCATGTTGTTTTTTATATGCCTTATGAAATTCTTCCAGTTAGTTGCGGACATGATACAGAGATTTGGCGAGTTCGTCCATTGATTTTTGAGCTCGACGATCCTCCAGCACAGGATGATGATGAGCTTTTGCCGTTCCAGAAAATTAGAGCTTCCACGCCGAGGCATCTCTATGTCGAAAGTTTAGTCTCTTTAAGCTTCCTTGCCAAAGCATCTCTACGTCGTAAAAAGCAAAGAGTAAACGTACCAAAGCTTCCTTAG